CCCTAATATAGGTTTGTAAAATTGAACAGATCCTGTGTTCAATGACTTCAGAAATCCCTACTTCTCATACTGTGACATTGATAATCCACTCCAAtctgtaagggggggggggggggggactacaaGAGGAGCCTAGACACGGTATATTATAcagagctgtgtgatatataatattttagtatAAAGGGCTGTCGCCATGAGCAGGAGACATCCGCTGGTACttccacaggtcacaatattcaTCAGTCTGCAATGCTAGAACTAGGAATATTGTGTACAAACGGTGCAGAGAGAACCTGTACTGTCAACTTTTTGCATAGGATAAAGCCAAACAAAATAGTAACAATTTCAATTGTACTGAACACTATTAAACTTCATTTATTTAAGGTTCCTTTTGCCCCCTTCTTTGTTAATCTCTCTTTTCTGCCTTTTCTCCTGAGTGCATTtgtaataatttatttcactATAATCCAATAAACTCACAAGTGTCTGAATTCCAAGAACACCAAacaggacatcccaaaagcaaaCGTGGAGTGTAGATTAATTCAGATTATTAAATTGGGGGCATCAAGTTAAGAGATCAGCCGTGTAGATTTAGACACACATGTAATACATAGGCTGCGTGCGTCCAGCTGTCAGTATACAGGTGGAATAATTATCCCGCAACATGCATATTACATGTGTGTATTCCCATGGGGCTACTGCTGGCTCTAACGATGGGGTTGGATGTTAAAGTTGCTCCAACTGAGAAAAATTGGAATAAATCTGCCTGTTTGGCCCCAGTTGGTGACTCTCAGATCTACACCAATATAACTGGCTGGGTTGAGCGCTCACACATGCAGCAATCTCCTGTTAAAGTGACCAATTGTGCTATTCAGGACATTTTAAGGGTAACAATCACTTCTTTTATTATCAAGGATTCACTTCAAAGCACCAAAGTATCATTCTTGGGATTGATGTTGCATGTTAGGTGCAGGtaaatacagtgtatatattacacatatatattatacgaACCTCACACCATATTGTGAACCACAGGTCTACAGATCTAGAACGCATGCGTTTCCTTACAACTAGAACAGATTTATGTAGCGCTCCGGATGTGCTGTAGATCCTGGATCATAGAGCCCGCTCTATGTGATCTTAGACAAAGCGCAATCTCGTTCTGTCCAAGGTACCAAAACCACAGTGCCGGCTACTGGGCAGGTAAAGTGTACCCGACAAATTCAGACACTTATGGACGGCCCTGTATAAAATTATATGCGCTACATAACGTTTTTGCTTCCGTACCTCACCTAGGATTTAAGAGTACCTTTCAATACCATATAGTGATCTAGATAAAGGATTTTATATTAGTGTACACAGCACAAATCTTCTGCAACCAAATCTTATCCATTCCTTGCAATGTAGCATTTGCTGGAAGGAAGCCAGTTAGAATTAGAAATCCGCCAAACATCTAACTTAACAAAGCTGCATCGGAAACTCAGGTTATGGCTACATTAATACAGGCGCTATGGCCACGATACAGACGCCAATTGACAGACCTCCAACTGGACAATGCATCATACATGATAATTTACATTTCTTGGATGCAGTTGTCCTTATTGTAGTGTAAAAGAACCAGGTGAAAGAAGAGTATTATGTGTCGAGCCCAGCAGGAAAAACACAATTTGTTTTCAAaggttttattgaaaaaaaaattgataatacCCATAGCTCTGCTCCAAACGCTGTACAGATGAGATAACCGACATGAAGTCTTTGAGACGACACTTAAATAGATGCCCTGTTTGAATTCATGCTCAAAATagtcaaaattaaaatatttttccagaaaaaaaaaaaaataaagttcttGCACACAGTCCACAATTATATAAAATTGGCCAAAACTATTaaaaggggaagaaaaaaaactaaacaaaaaacagggtgttcgaGGACATCGTGGGTGAATGGACCACCGACTGGGACGTGTCTGACTCTCTCTGAAGTCCCTGGAATACACACTCCACGTTGGGTTTGCCAAACCACGTGATCAGCCGACATCCAAGGTTTGTGGACTGGTTAGAAGAGGAGCGCACCCATACTGCCGACCTCGCTCTGCTCCTTGACGAAGATCTCAAAGTACTGGTAGATAATAGTGACAGCCAATAGGATACCTGTTCCCGAGCCTATGGCCCCCAAGAAGTCAGCAAGGACGGAGAGGGCCCCGATGCAGAGACCACCAAAGGCGGCAGCTGTTGGGATGTACCTAAAGAAGAGGGGAAAAGAGCCCATGTTAGAGGACTCCATAACAGTTTTTATAATCTTCAATGCCTTGATTAACTGTAAGAATGGGGCAGCATCGTTTAGAAAAACCCTATCATCATAGCGGACATCAGTATCATCATAGCGGACATCAGTATCATCATAGCGGACATCAGTATCATCATAGCGGACATCAGTATCATCATAGCGGACATCAGTATCATCATAGCGGACATCAGTATCATCATAGCGGACATCAGTATCATCATAGCGGACATCAGTATCATCATAGCGGACATCAGTATCATCATAGCGGACATCAGTATCATCATAGCGGACATCAGGGATGCCAGGATAAGATTCTAGTTCACAAAAATACTTTAAACCCCAGGGCTCTAGTCTGGAGAATGTGCCCTTTAAATTGTACGTTTTGTTTGACTTACGCACTTGCAGACTTTTCTTTTATGTATagtatatttttcattattataccATTAATTTCACAAACCATAATGGAGGCTGCAACAAGAGCTGGTAGTTTTGTATTGCACACCCCCAGTTTACTTGCCTTAGTACAGAAAAGGAAGCTTAAAATCTGCAAGTAAAGGAGAACTAGTCTGTAACAGACCAAGCGGTTGGGCGATGTGTCCTGTAATTTTGTCTTAGCTTTACGTACGTAGTTATAATTTTGACATTTATTCACAAATTAATAACAAAGCTTGCCAGTGTCAGCCAGAGACCATATTTAATCGGAGGGAACTGAATATTGTGGTTTATAAATAATGGAATTCCACAGTATATTTTAGTTAAGCTTTACGTGGATTGCTAACAAGTCTCACGAGAGTCACATATCCGTGGCGTGTTGCTGGCAGGTATGAATAAGAAGCCGCAAATCACTCACCTGTTCAGTTCGTGCACCATAGAGGTCTCTCTGTGGCCTCTCATCACCATCTGTTGCTCCTTAAGCTGCTTTGCCACCTGCAGAGAAAGTACACAACAGTTACATAGACCGTCCATAAACGGACGTCAGCGCGACACACAGCCAGGGACGGACACTTACATCCTTAGCGGAAGAGCCGGACACTTCTATCCAGGTCTTGGAGAAGAAGGCGCAGGAGCCCAGCATGAAGACTATGTAAATTACCGCATGAACCGGATCATCCAGCACAGAACCAAACGACTCCGGCGGAGAAAGGTAGTAACAGAGCCCGCCCACGGGGTACGCTCGAGCCGGTCCCCCGGTGGAAGTGTCCTGAAAACAGGAAAACCTGGTCAGACCCCATGACGTGTAGAGGTGACAGCTCATTGTAGTAAAAGAGTTGTTGAGTAAAACTCAACCAAGTGCAACACTTCCTGTGATCTCTTCATcttatttataaatgatttatAACAATAAGAGATCACTTGCCTCATATTGTCAGTTTGGGGGTATATGACCAACAGTTATTCATCTGTCTAAAGAGAAGTGTCCAATAAGAGGAAATGCCATAAACGACACAAGAACCCCCTTGGTCAGGTTTGGGGATACTTACAGACCACGTCCCCAAGAGGTTGACCAGTAGGTTCCCGCTGAACCGGGCAGACAGCATCTGAGAGATGACGTACAGGTTGGAGACCAGAGCGGATTGCAGGATGATGGGGATGTTGGAGGTGTAGAACAATTTGATGGGGTACGTGTTGTACTGTCCGCGGTAGCGGGCGGATTTGATGGGAAGGTCCACTCTGAATCCCTGCGATACAAAATGTTAGAACTTCACTCTCAAACacaaattaacaaatgaaatgaCACCAGGTGTAAGAACTTAAATGGCAGAAATCCAGTCTAAAATCTTTGGCGACCAGCCGGTACACACCTGGAAGTATATAACCACAGCGAAGACAAAGATGGTAGCTATCAGGTTCATGAGGTTGGGCAGGTTCTGGCGATAAAAGGCTTCCCGGAGAGCACGGACCTTGTCGGTACGAGTGGCGAGCAGGTGGAACAGGGCGATAATGGCTCCCTCAAACTCTGTACCTAAAGGTGGGACACATCACAGTACATAGAGGTTAGAACACATTACAATCCTAACAAAGTTATTCTGTCTATGTTGGACCATGTAGAGTAAAACGGAAGTTATTTAGCGCTTATTGGCCCCTTTAACCTATGAGGAATTGACTCCATGAATTGAGGAAAGCGCCATGTTCCTACCTCTGCCAGTGTTCACGGTGGTCGGGCTGAAGGCCTTCCAAACAATGGTCTCGCAGATGTTGGTAGCGATGAAGAGGGAGATACCGGACCCCAGACCATAACCCTTTTGCAGCAGCTCATCCAGAAGTAAGACAATCAAACCGGCCACAAAGAGCTGGGGGTGAGAAATTAGGAAAAAGGATGGTTATTCCATGGAAGACCCACAGGGCCCCCACACAGACCCACAGGCCCCCCCCCACACAGACCCACAGGACATCTCACCTGGATGGTGATGAGCAGACAGATGCCAGCACCCATCTCCGAGGGGTCTCCATACATCCCAGTCATGACGTACACAATGGCCTGACCGATGGTGATGATCATACCAAACACTGAGGAAAATCAGGACATGTTAAGTCAATTACAGATTACAaaccaaaattaaataaatctctCCGTGACATGCACAAATATAGTCAACCAGAAAATCCTTCCAACGTATGGCTTACATTTCTGTGCTCCGTTGAACAAGGCTCTGTCCTTTGGAGTGTCCCCGACCTCAATGATTTTGGCCCCAGCCAGAAGCTGCATAATGAGGCCGGAGGTGACAATAGGAGAGATACCCAGCTCCATCAAGGTACCTGTGAAATAAGAGAAATAATAAGTTACATAGATGTACAAACCCTGAACACAGAAAAGTATATTAGGTGACATATCCAAGAGCTGCAATTGAATGTTGGTGCATTTTAAACATATGGTAAAACCAGGGGGATAGCGGGGGAACGGTAACAAGTAACCTTCTGTCTAATCGGGATTTTCTCTTACGCCTCTGTGTAGGCTAAGGGCAAACTCAGGGCCTTCTGTCTGCTCTGTGATAGTCTCAGTCCTTTCTGGACTTGGCAACAGCCCCAAGGTCACAATGCCTCACCCTGATGCAGTCACACGGCTCGCCGTCAGGCCATGTCACCATGCAAATATGAAGGGAAGGTACAATATACGGGTTAAAATTCCTAATTGCAGCTCGGGCTGTGATATGGCAGCATTGGAAATTCCCTAGAATCCCTTTATACGAGTACGTGAGGTGTCAGACCAGGCGCATGGAAGAGCTGATGGGTAGTAGTTGTATACCTACAGATTGTCCCTATTGTGTCTTTTTGGGTACAGGGGAGCACGGTGTCAATTCTCCCACCTAACATTTTATAGTAATGCTTTAAGCTGAAATCTCTGTATCCACTTGCTTTGTAGatcaaaattattattaacctttatttagaGAGCGCCACATGacctccacagcgctgtacagagggcaaacaacaagacagtacatggtataaaagTACAACACAACACTACAACTCCCAACACATCCACTGGGGTACAAGAGGTATAATGTACTGAATGTTTATGTTGTATACATATTCTGTGTACAGGTTCTTGTATTAGAAATACAATATACTTGTGCTTTTTCTATCAGATCACTCGTGCTATAATACAGAGCACTATTCAGGGTACAGTACAGATTACGTCtcccctgcagcctcctctgATCCCCACTAGAGGCAGACTCCTGTATAAAGCAACGTCTCAATGTCAGGTCACAGGGCAACTGTGATGCTGATATGTGATAAACTAGGTGGTTCTCCGTAGTGTAATATACTGCGCTACTAAATAGCCGTATTGCCTTGTTGTCACGTGTATTTACTATATTATCTGTAAACTATTCATCCTTACTCCTTCCAAGGGACAATTGATTTATCTGACCAGGCTATAATGACAAGAAATCTCTGCTCGTTTTAAGTTAGGAAGGAAAGAGGTTGTCTACAAAGGATCATTTTGTCAGCATGTCCATGGCATTAATGTGCACCTTATATAGCCTCATACAATACAGTATACACAAGATACTTGGATTTGTACACAGGAGACATGATCATGAAATTACCTCTGTTGGAAGCCAAGATAACTCTCATCCAGTAAAAGGGATCTGCAGAGTCTGAAGACATTATACCGAAGAGGGGAATCTAAAAGCAGTGAATGAAACAACAGATCAGAAACGCATAGCAGGGCAGACACCTGAAACAGGAATCCCTGGTCATAGTGCCCCATCTTTAAACCTATGCAAACATTAAATGGGTTTTTTTTCCGGATTACAGAATAGAACTTCACCGCGGCAGGAACAGCAGCTCCAACACTTATGTATAAAATCCTTGTGTGCTTACCTGACAACATACTAAGAAGATAAATAGCGTAATTGCTGTCCATAATACTTTTTCTTTAAACTGGATCTGCAAACAGAAACAAAGAAACAATTACAGCACAAAGACAGATAACACAACCCCTGCAAGCTTACTATGGAAATGTTTACTGGAAGTGCAATTACATTGTTCCTCATCTTACACAGCATAAACAAAACGTGACAAACAGAAAGGACAAAATACTGAAATGACACGTACCTTTCGTTCTGGCTTTTGGATCTCTGGCAATATTGCGCAGAAAGGCTTTATTACTTCAAGAAACTTGACTGTTAAAAAGATAAAAtgatattaattataatataatcataaggctttacagtatttattttcattgtgaCTTGCAAAtctgaatttatatatatatatatatatttatattttgcttaAGTAAAACTAAAATCACACGTGTGTGGAAAATAGTACAGGGCAGAGAACCAAACAATACTTATATAGGCTTCCCTGCGTATAACGAATTATTAAGAAGCCTGGCCAATTAATTTTGCATAAGCCAATAAATTCAGGCATTAATATTGCAGACATTCATGCTGAGTGGATTTCCTAGCCTGACCATGTATGCTAAATAATTCAGAAATaattttcatgcaaaaaaaaattctgaaaatgTCTACATGAAGTGGAATAAAACCACACACATGGATGGGAAACTATTTTATCATATTAAACGTTAAATCCATTTTTCAGACCTTATAAAGCAGATTCTGGAATAAGATACTAACCCTTCACATCATACACTTCATTACTATGCCCGAGGACAACTACACACATATTTGTACACTGTCCTTACATGTACAGTGTGATCACCAGAAAACTCTGCCAATGCAAAGCATATTGATCTGTACAGAAGCTGACGTACATTACTACTCGGGAATGCTACTTATAGACATGCAGAACCTCTAGCAAATCTCTTAGAACTAAACACAAGGTTATATAATCCCAACATTTTACTGCACACATAGAAAACCTTAAAAGAATATAACAGGAAAGACAAGACACAAATTGCATTGTCAACTTGCTGCATGTCAGTTACGAAATTAAGGTAAAATTTTTATATTCGTCCCTTGTCTGATCAACAGCCAGACAATGGTCCAAGAACCCagagacttaagctgggtacacactacagatatttcaaccaactttttatgccgatagattttacatgcgatcgatggtccgatccctcggtccatggactgcatacacactagccttgtttaggacgataaagggaagagcggacgtccctttagcgactttttacagccatgttgtcgtgagcaatgactgtaattttgtactcactgtcgtggatcggtGGGAATTttctacacactacacagcggaaacgagattggaatgaaaatattaaacgggaCGACCGACCAaataaggcgacaatcgtccatttgggcagactttcgaccatcgtgtcactgcacacactgacccgacttttgaacgagcggtcgtatgttggctgattgagccgattattggacgaaaaccctgtagtgtgtacacagcttaagAGCCCCAAAATATAAACAAGAAAGACAttcatgcaaaacaaaaaaaaaacatttcccttCACTCATATCAGTCAATATATTGGTTTATAAATAGGAGAGAGGGAGCTCTATCTCTATGGATGGCATCAAATCAAACTGAATAGTGCATTAGAATGTTTAATATATAATGACATGTACACATTCTAATACACTGTTCGGTTTGAACTGATGCCATCCATATGAATAGagctcccatatatatatatatatatatatatatatatatatatatatatatgcccccaTCTGCCAgtgtctgtatataatataagATCTATCTCCATCCGAGTATTTCAGGCTGACGCCGGTGAGAGCGGCCCGGGGTCTCCTCCCCCCGGGGGATACTCACTGCCCATGGTCGGTGTCGGTGTGGTGCTCTGGGAGCGGTCCGGTTATTCCAGGCTCCCTCCTCTGACTGACTCGCAGCCGCCGCTCTCTGTACTGAAAAGGATCCCGAGACACGTCACCGCTCCCGACCACCGCTCACACACGTCAGTCACCGGAAGAGAGAGATCCCAGGCGCTTCCGCTTCCTGCCACGCTCAGCGGCATTCCACACAGGGCCGACGCGCCCTCCCGGCGGCCATCTTAGGTCCTGGCAGACGTACTGGTAAATGTAGAAAAAGTCGACAGTCTGGGAGCCTTACTCGGGTAAGTCAGTTCTTTCACGTGATAACCACCAACGTTTAGGTTAGGTTATTCATCATCGGTCATTAATTACGTTTTAGGCGCTGGTCTCGCCCTTCGTTTGCCCTGTTCAAAGATGGCAGCTGGGTACTGGTGGTGATGATGAGGTCATCTCTGCTCCGGGGTTATGGGCTGGGTGCGAGAGAGCTGACTAGCGCTTCTCCTATTGGTTGGTAGAGGGTCGTCATCGTCAATGCAGAAGACGCCATCTTAGTATTGGGCACTGATGTAGGAACACGTCCCCTTTGTCTAGGTGTTTGTATTGCAGGGCAGTAATAGTAGGGAGGAGACCATATTCTGCATTCCTGCATCTGATAGGGTTACCAAGGGATTGACTATAGATAGGGAAGTCATAACTTGTGTTATGCAGTAATTCAAGTCAACCTTtggctatctatctatatatatatatccctgtcTGTGTGTTGGATTTGATGTGTATATTTGCACGGATAAATCCCCTCATAGTATTATTTGCAACCAtgcaatatgtattttatatgagtGCACTGTCAATTAACTGTTCTAGTCAAGATAAAACAAATTGGGATTAGCAATTATATGCTGAATTAAACACCTCTGCATATATGATAAATGTAGTAATCTTCCACAGCCTGTGGCGCATAAAACCAATCTTTTTGCAGTGTTTGCAAATTTGTATACAAAATCCACATTGTGTGTACACTATTGCCGAACACAAATCCTTACATTGCCTATGTCATGTAACAGTCTGTACTCACTCACACAATCCTGCCTGCAAGATCTGCAAGTTTACTGCTGCAGCCAACATTATGGTGGTTTCACTGTCTGATAAACTGACTGCATAATAGGCAAGCGGGAGATGGAGATTGAATAAGATTATAAGACTCCAATCAAAcgcaaaaaaatagaataaatgaataaaataaataaaaaataaataatgcgaATATCCATAGTTATATGGGTAGGAGCTTCAGCGTGCCAGGGGGGATCAAGAAAAGCTCTGATTTCAATCCTTTCTGGCGGTGATTAAGGTTACTAACCCCACCTTAGCCCAAGTTATCGCCACTTGATAAATTGAGTCTTTTCTCCGTCTCCATAGAAGTCTATGTGGACAGCATTATACAGAGAAGACAGGTTAATCTCTGACATCTCCGGCATTAACCCTTTTCTTAAATTGCATTAAGTCCAAAAGTTTTTGGCTGTTTAATAAGTAGACTCCTATGTCACTAGGTAAATAGCCGAAAGCAAGGAAAACACTAACAAACATCTGAAGTATTTATTTAGGGCTGATAACACACATGCAGATAATGCCGAGTACAGGTGTAGTAATACAGATTTACTCTAGGAAAAACTTGTTTTTGTAGATTTTGAAACTTGATCATATTTGACAAAGTCAGTAATAGTAGAGGAAGTCAAGGTTACAATACATATGAAACAACATGGGGTAGACTGTCCCAGTGTTAGTGTTGCAGGTACAgaaatatagtgttatatatagagagagagagtcagggaAACCCTCCTCTGCTGGCTCCCTGATCTGATAATTTAGCAAATAATGAAACAGTCAAACAAtagatcacctctattttgtcaggacaCCGCTCCTGAAAACCTTTACCTGTCACTCTgcacactcgtgacttggaagtttactgtaaggggACACACATGATTCCAGCCTAAATTTTGCGCTCACCTACCCCTTAGGTTATAGATTATCAGGTCCCTTCcccagcacagacacacacacacatcaacaaCTCTCCTCTGCCACCATCTACATAGAAAGCCTATAAattaattacccaattgcgcacacacTCTGCTCTCTGATAGCTAAGAGAGTTAACACTTCCcgcactggtatttaaagggttaacacagccaagcaatcaacctgttctaaacaggcagtgaattcgattagagcaataaggacagcacttaataaatgttagatttaatatgcaaaaaagtacaatgcttacatgttataaaaaacaattaataaaagatgacataACATAAGCAAAGCATGTAAAATAAAAGGGAGAAAGTCTCAGAGTATAAGCTTACATACGAGTTGTATAATTTGCGCCaaaggaaattggcttggaagatggacagcttatcaatgttgattgatttccaaAGACTTTtgacaatatcttgtaagtgATCTCATTTAAAGACAAATTGTCACCTTCCCCCCCTCCTACAGGGGTTAGTCGGTCTCCAGGAGAGGCCTGTGACATAATTTTACAACCACGATTtacatcttccctgtttaatCCCCAACgttaaaatgtaacatatcttttctggggagtgtcacacagacccaattttctCATTAATTAATCCAATACAAGTTTACAAATCTACAGATACCAAACAATGATAGGTCAAGTGTATTAATTGAGCTTTTACTCATTTCCTCTCATTCCATGTGACAGAATGCTTTATTCAACGTATGGGTTGCCCTTCCTCATCCaatttatgaatatgtgtttgATGACTAATTATATTGGTTGTAAGTGGTATTTTGCAAATTGAATGACagtatatttgcctatataaaatatagcaagccgtCATGTGGTTGGTTCTTTCAAATCTCTTCAGGTGCCAAAAACCACTCCAGTGCCAGGACATTGATCCCTAAaggtgacaatgttatcttgtagACCTTGGGTCTGCAGAATCAAATATACTGCATCTTGGGTCCAGAGGTTGTTTATTAAATCACAAATACCCACGTATATTATATTCAGTGATGTCATGTTAATTTCGGGCATCTTGTTGGAGCCACTTCCATAGCCATCGAGGGTGGCGTGTTTACACCAGGTTAGTGGCTTCTCCTACTCCTCAGCCCCCGGGCTTTGAATCTTCCcataagcaaaccgaggggggggggtgtttcctagtgcctgtaaacccccctccaagtctggggcactgtataattgaggtggctggatcctgcccccgctgcacacggctctgcttgaaaagggagagctgtgtgcacctaacagtcgtccacgcagcattgcccatgtatattatggggataggaagagtaggagagcagccaaacactgtctaaaattatagccacgcccccatgcatgctggtcacgcccactggcagcgtggtgtggaaacccccctctacaaatcctgcgtttgcccctgcttccCCCCACCTCTGCGTCCCTGCATATATATTCCAGAGGTGTAATACTGAGGCATTTAGAG
This window of the Mixophyes fleayi isolate aMixFle1 chromosome 8, aMixFle1.hap1, whole genome shotgun sequence genome carries:
- the SEC61A1 gene encoding protein transport protein Sec61 subunit alpha, producing MGIKFLEVIKPFCAILPEIQKPERKIQFKEKVLWTAITLFIFLVCCQIPLFGIMSSDSADPFYWMRVILASNRGTLMELGISPIVTSGLIMQLLAGAKIIEVGDTPKDRALFNGAQKLFGMIITIGQAIVYVMTGMYGDPSEMGAGICLLITIQLFVAGLIVLLLDELLQKGYGLGSGISLFIATNICETIVWKAFSPTTVNTGRGTEFEGAIIALFHLLATRTDKVRALREAFYRQNLPNLMNLIATIFVFAVVIYFQGFRVDLPIKSARYRGQYNTYPIKLFYTSNIPIILQSALVSNLYVISQMLSARFSGNLLVNLLGTWSDTSTGGPARAYPVGGLCYYLSPPESFGSVLDDPVHAVIYIVFMLGSCAFFSKTWIEVSGSSAKDVAKQLKEQQMVMRGHRETSMVHELNRYIPTAAAFGGLCIGALSVLADFLGAIGSGTGILLAVTIIYQYFEIFVKEQSEVGSMGALLF